A region from the Polyangiaceae bacterium genome encodes:
- a CDS encoding response regulator — MASRLLHLLRFDAKLEDGVVVANGDGTVRCADSSAADWLGLSTASVRATIAELIDAASLPIELRELDVAGLRGDARRAEEALRRHFEDDLTADYVADEHGHITQCNTELAEVLGFASADQLLGRSILDFFTGQDTGNLFLATLASVRRVRRRDTELRRADGETVHVTQNVVADFDDHGRLVGFRGYLFDRTQERRLEEQLVRSQKIEAVGRLAGGVAHDFNNLLTVILNYADLLRNQLGSNDSRSAMAVEIKKASERAADLTRRLLAFGRRQVIRPVPLDLNQVLLGLSPLLEAVLGPKVSLELVLGRELGAVTADPGQLEQVVTNLVVNARDAMPDGGRIVLETENVLVDAAYRKSHPWATIGRYVLLTVSDCGQGMDADTLGHAFEPFFTTKDAGKGTGLGLASAYGIIKQHHGMIHAYSEPGVGTTIKVYLPLSLRPASSVGTKIRPRIVGGRETILIAEDDPGVRHALERTLLEHDYTVVSAASGEEAFREFSSRKSPIDLVIMDLVMPGLGGLAAYEWIRSVSETVPVVFTSGYSAEAARISALDDPRADFVAKPYSHDELLVLLRRVLDQET; from the coding sequence ATGGCGTCCCGATTGCTCCACTTGCTTCGCTTCGACGCGAAGCTCGAAGACGGCGTCGTCGTTGCCAACGGGGATGGGACGGTGCGGTGTGCCGACTCGAGCGCGGCTGACTGGCTGGGACTGAGCACGGCCTCCGTTCGCGCGACGATCGCCGAGCTCATCGATGCAGCAAGCCTCCCCATCGAGCTTCGCGAGCTCGACGTCGCGGGCCTGAGAGGTGACGCTCGCCGTGCAGAGGAGGCCCTCCGGCGCCACTTCGAGGACGATCTCACGGCGGACTACGTCGCCGACGAGCACGGACACATCACGCAGTGCAACACCGAGCTGGCAGAGGTACTGGGCTTCGCTAGTGCGGATCAGCTGTTGGGGAGGTCGATCCTCGATTTTTTCACCGGACAGGACACCGGCAATCTGTTCTTGGCAACGCTCGCTAGCGTTCGGCGGGTGCGCCGCCGCGACACGGAGCTCCGGCGGGCAGACGGCGAAACCGTGCACGTCACCCAGAACGTCGTCGCGGATTTCGACGACCACGGACGGCTGGTGGGCTTCCGCGGCTATTTGTTCGACCGCACCCAGGAGCGACGTCTGGAAGAGCAGCTCGTCCGCTCGCAGAAGATCGAAGCCGTGGGACGCCTCGCGGGCGGGGTGGCCCATGACTTCAACAACTTGCTGACGGTCATCCTCAACTACGCCGACTTGCTGCGCAATCAGCTCGGAAGCAACGACAGCCGCAGCGCGATGGCCGTCGAGATCAAGAAGGCCAGCGAGCGCGCCGCAGACCTCACCCGGCGACTCTTGGCCTTCGGGCGGCGTCAGGTGATTCGCCCCGTACCCTTGGACTTGAACCAGGTGCTATTGGGCCTGTCACCGCTGCTCGAGGCCGTGTTGGGTCCCAAGGTGTCGCTGGAGCTCGTCCTCGGGCGTGAGCTCGGCGCCGTGACCGCCGACCCCGGGCAGCTCGAGCAAGTGGTAACCAACCTGGTCGTGAACGCCCGCGACGCCATGCCCGACGGCGGACGTATCGTGCTCGAGACGGAGAACGTCCTGGTGGACGCGGCGTACCGGAAGTCGCACCCGTGGGCGACGATCGGACGCTACGTGCTGCTCACCGTCAGCGACTGCGGCCAGGGCATGGACGCGGACACCCTGGGGCATGCCTTCGAGCCGTTCTTCACCACCAAGGACGCGGGCAAGGGGACCGGCCTCGGCCTGGCCAGCGCCTACGGCATCATCAAGCAGCACCACGGAATGATCCACGCCTACAGCGAGCCCGGCGTGGGAACGACGATCAAGGTGTACCTGCCGCTCAGCCTGCGACCGGCGAGTAGCGTGGGAACGAAGATCCGGCCTCGCATCGTGGGCGGCAGGGAGACCATCCTGATCGCCGAGGACGACCCCGGCGTCCGCCACGCCTTGGAGCGCACGCTGCTCGAACACGACTACACCGTCGTCTCCGCCGCCAGCGGGGAGGAGGCGTTCCGCGAGTTTTCGAGCCGGAAGTCCCCGATTGACCTGGTGATCATGGATTTGGTGATGCCGGGGCTCGGTGGTCTAGCCGCCTACGAGTGGATCCGCTCCGTGTCCGAGACCGTCCCGGTCGTTTTCACCAGCGGATACAGCGCCGAGGCTGCGCGCATCAGCGCCCTGGATGACCCTCGTGCGGATTTCGTGGCCAAGCCCTACAGCCACGACGAGCTCTTGGTGCTTCTGCGCCGGGTTCTCGACCAAGAGACCTGA